The genomic region TCATTTCTGGTCCAAGTAATAAAAAAACGAGCTCTGGAATTATTGCCCCCTCAGGCCAGGGAGGCCTCACCGGAAGAGATAGAACTTTTCCAAAAAACACAAGTTGACTTCAAAAAGAGAGCTTATGTCTCGCCTCTGTGGGAAAAACTTAAAAAAACAGAAGTTATGCCCCTTTATGAAGCTTCTTTTTGGGAGGAACTTTCTTTTCCCTGTCTTAATTGCGGAATATGTACCTTTATTTGCCCGACCTGTTATTGTTTTGATGTGCAGGACGAAGTGATAGGGAAGGAAGGCATAAGAATAAGACTACCAGATGCCTGCATGTTTCCTCTTTACAGCCAGCATGCCTCAGGGCACAATCCACGTCGCGAGCCTTTAGCTCGTTTTAGAAACAGGTTCATGCACAAATTTAAGTACTTTCTTGACGAATATGGCGAACCACTTTGTGTAGGCTGTGGACGCTGTAATGAGGCCTGTCCCGCTGGTATTAATCTTTGGGATGTTTTAAAGGCCATGGGAGAGGTGGCTTAATGTATTCCTTACCCGCCAGGATTGAAAAAATCGTAGTGGAAACTGAAGACGGCCTTATAAAAAGCTTTTATCTTAAGCCCATTGAAGGGGCTCTTCCCTTACCGCGTCCTGGCCAATTTGCTATGCTTTCCGTTCCGGGCAAAGGGGAATGTCCCATAGGGATTGCCTCAGCCCCCCATGAAGAATACTGGCTATTCAGTATATTTCGCACAGGTCTTGTAACGGACGCCCTTCACCGCTTACCTGAAGGCACAATTATTGGTCTTAGGGGCCCGTTGGGAAATGGTTACCCGTTAGAAAAATTTAGAGAAAAAAATATTGTCCTCATTGCCGGGGGTTTTGCGATAACCACTTTACGGGCCACTTTAGTTTATCTTTTGAAACATCGCCAAGACTATGGCGAAGTAACCATGATTTATGGGGCGAGAAACCCCGGGCTACTCCTTTACAAAAATGAACTTAATGAATGGCAAAAGCGGGAGGATCTAAATTTATATTTAACTGTGGATGTCGAAGCCCCTGGTTGGGAAGGTCTGGTGGGTTTTGTGCCCCAAATTACCGAAAAAGTTGCCCCTCAAGGAGAAAACGCCGTAGCCCTGGTGTGTGGTCCGCCGGTGATGATAAAATTTACCCTGCCGATACTTGAAAAACTTGGCTTTTCTCCTGAAAATATCTATCTATCCCTTGAAAACCGTATGCGTTGCGGTCTTGGCCTTTGCAGGCACTGTAACGTGGGGCCAGCCTTGGTATGTAAGGATGGCCCGGTATTTTCTCTCTCAGAGCTTAAGCGCTTGCCGCCTGAATACTAATTTCTGGCGGTTTCTGGAAATACTTGGCTGTTTCTTTGTCTATTTTAAGAATATGTTCACAGAGCCAATAACTTAAGAAGGCGAATAAATCTAGCACATGTCTTCTTTCATTCTGGCCCTGGTGATAATCTTCTAACACCCCGCGGAATTCCTGAACTTTATCTATAAAATAACGGTGCTGTTTGAAATGACGCTCTTTTAAATCTTCTGGAAAACCAGGGGTTGTTTTCATTAGGTGTTCTTCAGTGCCAAAGTGGTCAACGGTATATTGGGTTAAAAAATTAAGGACGCTGTCTATTTCTTCTTTTGATGGGTTTTTATTTCTTAAAAGAACATGCAGGCGATTAAGGGTTTCTATTAACTGCTGATGTTGCGCGTCTATTTGGGAGACACCGGTTAAGAACTCGTCTTGCCATTTGATAAAAGACATAAGCCCTCCTTTGTAAGGAATTCTATATAGCTTTTCGGCCAAAAAATTTTTATCCTTTAAAGATGAAGCCAAAATTGTTGTTCCGTGGAAATAAAGCCGAAGCCAAAAGATATTCCTTAGTTTTGCTGGCTAGAGGAATTGAACACGAAATAGTTCCCGGCGGAAAGTGGGAAATTTATGTTGGAGAGGAAGCCTTTTTAAAGGCCAAAGAAGAAATAAGACTTTATGAACAGGAAAATAAAACCTTAATTCAAAATCAAGCCCATAATTATTACAGTGCAGAAGCTATCTTCTGGACAATGGCTTTTTTAGGGGTTTTAAATGCCTTATTACTTTTTGTTGAACCGAAAGAAAAACTATTGATCATAGGTGCTGCAGATAACGTTAAATTTTCTCAAGGTGAATGGTGGAGAGTTTTTACGTCTCTTACCCTTCATCAGGATTTTGGACACTTAATGGGAAATCTGGTATTTACCGGGCTTTTTATGTTTTTTTTGAGGCCTTTTTTATCTCTAGGTCTTTCATGGTTAATGATAATTTTAAGTGGAGCGATTGGAAACAGCTGGAATTTAGCTTTGCACACAGAGAGACATATTTCTATAGGCTTTTCAACGGCTTCTTTTGGATGCTTAGGGATTATAAGTGTTTTTTTAGCCTTTCAAAAAAAATCCAAGCGGTTACTTTTGGCTGTAGGCTTTGCCCTAGCTTTTTTAGGCTTTTTGGGCTCAGGAGGTACAAACGTAGATTTAGGAGCCCATTTTTTAGGGCTTTTAGCAGGAGTTTATTTAGGGGTGCTCTGGAATCTATTTTTGGACAAAAGTTGTAATTATAAATTTTCGTTAATAGGCTTGGTGGCTGGATTTAGTCTTTTAGTCCTTGCCTGGATTTGGGCCTTTTTAAACTATAGCGCTTAGTTGCCGAAATAAAATAAAGAATTTAGGCAAAAAGGGGGCTGGTTATGAAAGAAGCCCTGTTAAATGAAAAGATGACCGTAGAAAGATCTATGAGCCAGCCGTTTTTTCGTGATTTCATGTTTTTTAAACGGGAAAAACTAATTTCTTTAGTGTTATTAGCTTCTATAGCTGGTTTTTTCTTTTGTGTTACCGAAGTTTTTTTGGGATTTTTTGGCAAAAGCGTATGTACTTCAAGTGCTTGTTACGTAGTTGAAGAATTTTCTCAGCTTTCACGGCAAACTTTAGCTGCTTTGGCTGCTATTTATTTTGCTATAGTTTTCTTTTTAGCCAGGGCCTTTTTGAAAGGAGATCGTCTAGTAGTCCCCTTCCTTTGTGTTACTGCATCTGTAGCCCTTGCTGGAGAGATGGTCCTCCTTTCGCGCCAGGCCTGGGATTATCATCTGCATTGTCCTTTCTGCGTAACCGTAGGAATTTTTATATTACTCACTGCTCTCCCATCCCTTTTGCGGTTTTTAAGAATCAGCGTTATTTTGGCCGTTATTGCCGTAAGCTGGGCCTTTGCCCTAACTCCTCTTTCCATTGCTCCGCTCTCAGAGGCCTCGGTTAAAAGAATTTATCGTGGAGAACCTTCAGAAAAATATATTTTAATCTATTCAGAAAATTGTCCTCATTGTCATAAAGTACTTAATTTTTGCGAGAAATTAGAAAATTTAGACTTGTTTCTTTGTCCTAAAGATAAAGCTTTGGCCTTTATGCGCAGCTTAGACATAAAGGGAGTCCCAGTTATGATTGTGGACCGCAATGGTGAAAAAAAGATACTGGTAGGCGATAATCTAATACTGGCCTATTTAAAACGAGAAGAAAGTAAAGAAAAATCTTCTGTTTTGCTTCCTGAAGGTTCTACGTTGCCGCTGAATTTACCTTTGCCTGGAGGGATTTGTACTGAAGATAAAAAATGCGATTAATTTTTGGAGCTTTGTAAAAGTTAAGAGTACTATGCACGAGGTGACTTAGATTTTAATGAAGTATTTTTTACTATTACAGAGGCGATACAGTCGTCGCCGTGATCTAACGGAATTGTTTCGCTTCGCTAGCCGTTAATAAAAAATTAGTTTTTACCGATATCTAAACTAGACTTCTGAAATGAGGGTAAATTATGAAAAAAATAATTTTTTTACTTTTGTTAATCGTTATTCCTATCGTTTCAGGACTCTATGTCAGATTTGATGATTTAAGTATCTGGCATAAATATCAAAAATATTTTTATTATGAAAATCGCCCTCTCTTCACTAGCTACGACGCTTTTTTCTTTGCTCGTTGGGGAAAAGAATACTTAGAAGGAAAATTCCAGACCAAAGAAAGAGATCCTTTAAGATTCGTTCCTGATAACTATATTACAGAAAACGTCACTTATCCTTCCCCTATCCCTATGGAAAGCTGGTTAGGAGCCAACCTTGCTAGAATAAAAAACACTCATATTGAAAATGTCGCCCTATGGTTAACCCCTATTCTTTCCGTGTTATTTGTAATCCCTCTTATTCTCTATTTTTGGAAGATAGATTTACCTATTGCAGGCTTTAGCGGAGCTTTACGAAAAACTGATCTATATATTAATTATTCTTATATTTTCAAATCCTGTTTTTGTTTTTCACGGGATTTTTAATTTATTAGGCTTGGTAAAAACTTATTTAATAAATTATTTCAAACCAGCTGTAGGTGCTGGATTCCCAAATGTTCTTATGTCAATTAGCGAAGCTAAACATTTTGAATTAATACAAATTGCACACATTTCAGCTGGCAATATTTTGGTTTTTATATTAGGCTTTGCTGGAGTAGTTTTATTATTTATTAAGCGCTTTAAAGAAACATTTCTTCTCATTCCAATCTTTTTAATAGGAATTATGGCCTTAAAAGGCGGAAATCGCTTTGCCATGTATCTTTCGCCATTTATAGGCATGGGAATAGGTTATTTCTTGGATGAATTGATTACTTATATTTCTTTCAAAAGAAAACTAAATACTTTTTATCATTATGCTATAAGTTTAATAGTTATTTTTTTGGTTGTGACTGTTTTTCTTTTCAGCAATAAAGAATCTTTTTCTTTCGTGGCCAAACCTAAAATCACTCCTTCTCTTGAGGAAAACTTCATAAAACTGCAAGATTTAACTCCTCTTAATAGCTGGATCTGGACATGGTGGGATTACGGAACAGCTATTCAATATTTAGCGGCCAGAGCTGTCTTTCATGATGGACAGAGCCAAGGATCTCCCAAAACCTATTTTGTAGCTACTTCTTTTTCCTCTCCTGATCCTCAAATCGCTAGAAACATAATCTTAGGAATTTCAAATATAGGAGCCGAAGGTATTAAAGAACTTTCAGAAAATGGCAAAACCCCTGAAGAGATAAAAAAATTAATATTTTCGGGAGCATTTTCTAAACCAGTTAATAATCCTATTTACTGGGCCTTTACCGAGGACTTGATAGGCAAATTTGCCTGGATAAATTTTTTCGGCACTTGGGACTTCCAAACAAAAAGAGGGAAAAAAGCGCCCATTGTTCCACTAGTTTGTAAAAAATCAAGCGCAGAGAAACTCAATTGTGGAAACATAATTATAAACTTAAAAGAAGGGAAAATTGAACAACAGCAAAAAGCATTTCCTTTACGAAAAATAATTATTAAGGATGGCCCCAAAATAATAGAAAGAGATTATCATCATCAAGGTTTTTACTTCGAAATAGTTAACAAAAACAAAGTGAGCCATTTCTTTCTTATGGAAGAACAGCCATATAAATCCATGTTTAATCAAATGTTTATTTTAAGAAATTATGACAAGAGATATTTCGAATTGGTTTATGATAATTTCCCAACAATGGTACTTTTTAAAGTGAAATAAATTAATAAAGTCATTGAATAAGCGACAATTGCGGTCTTGCTAGTGAAGCTCTCTGAGACTGCTTCGGCCTCTAACGAGGCCCCGCAGTAACAGTGAAGGTTACTTCGCCTTGGCGATTATGCCAGCAATGATACTTTATTACTAAAAAACGCTCGGTTTAATAAATAAGATCTAAGTTCTAACTTAATTTCCAGTTAAAATTTTCCCCAAAAACTCTGGTAAAATTAAGATTCAATGTATATGTTTTTGCTAAACAAAAAAACAGGAGGATTTCCCGTGCGCTATTTGAAAGGGAAAGAGATAAGAAAGCTTTTTTTAGATTACTTTGCCAAACATGGCCACGAAATAGTCCCCAGTTCGCCGCTGGTGCCGGCAGATGACCCTACCCTTCTTTTTACCAACGCCGGAATGGTGCAATTTAAAAAGGTATTTCTTGGCCAGGAAGAAAGGCCATATAAACGGGCGGCCTCCTGCCAAAAATGTGTACGCGCTGGTGGAAAACACAATGACCTTGAAAATGTCGGCTATACCGCCAGGCATCACACTTTTTTTGAAATGCTCGGGAACTTCTCTTTTGGTGACTACTTTAAAGAAGAAGCCATCTATTACGCCTGGGATTTTTTGACCAAAGTGCTTGAGCTTCCCAAAGAGCGCTTATACGTTACGGTCTATAAAGATGACGATGAGGCCTTTTCCCTCTGGCAAAAGATTGCTGGCCTTCCAGCGGAACGCATTGTGCGCTTGGGAGAAAAAGACAATTTCTGGGCCATGGGAGATACTGGCCCCTGCGGCCCGTGTTCAGAGATAATCTTCGACCAGGGGCCTGAAGTTGGTTGTGGCCGCCCTGACTGCCAGGTGGGATGCGATTGTGACCGCTACCTTGAACTCTGGAATCTCGTTTTCATGCAATACGAGCGTGACGAAAAAGGGAATCTCTCTCCACTCCCTCGCCCCTGTATTGATACCGGCATGGGTCTTGAGCGCATCACCGCCACTATTCAGGGAGTTAAAACCAATTTTGACTGCGACCTCTTTGCCGGCCTTATGGCCAAGATTTCAGACTTAACAGGCTTTATCTACGGTGAAGACAAGAAGCGTGATGTGGCCTTTCGCGTAATTGCTGACCATTCTCGCGCGGCGGCCTTTCTCATTGCCGACGGCGTCCTTCCTTCTAACGAAGGCCGTGGCTACGTGCTTAGGCGTATTATCCGACGCGCCGTGCGTTTCGGGAGGACCCTTGGCCTTGAAAAGCCCTTTCTTTACGACACGGCAAGCGTAGTAGTTGAAGAAATGAGCGATGTCTATCCTGAGCTTTTGCGAGCTGCTCAAACCATTGAAAAAATACTGGTGCTTGAGGAAGAACGTTTTAGGGAAACTCTTGAAAGGGGTTTAGCTTTGCTTGAGGAAGAACTAAAGAAACTTTCTCAGGCCGGGCAAAAAGTTATTCCCGGAGCATTTATCTTCAAGCTTTACGATACTTATGGTTTCCCTTACGACATAGTGCGAGACATTGCCCTTGAACGCGGTTTTGAGCTTGACATGCTTGGTTTTGAAAAAGAGATGGCCAAGCAGCGCGAAAGGAGCCGCAAGGCCTGGAAAGGCGAGATGGCCAAAGCTCCACAGGTGTTTATTAAACTCCTTGAAAAGGGCCTGGGCAAAGAGTTTGTAGGCTATGAGACTACCGAGGCCGAAGCGGAAATTCTCGCCATGGTTAAAGACGGCCAGGAGGTAGAAGAAATCTCGGCAGGTGAAAAGGCCGAGGCCGTTTTTTCTGAGACACCTTTTTACGGTGAGGCCGGCGGTCAGGTAGGAGATACCGGGCTTGTAATCGGCCCGGAAGGCCAGGCTGAAGTTACCGACACTTATCGCCTGGGGGAACTATTTATCCACAAGCTTAAGGTAAAAACAGGTAAACTAAAGAAGGGCGAAAAAGTAAAGCTTTCGGTATTTTCTTCACGAAGAGCCGCTATTGCCAGGCACCACACCGCTACTCATCTTTTGCACGCGGCCTTACGCCGCCTACTGGGAGACCATGTGCACCAGGCAGGTTCTCTCGTTGCTCCAGAGCGTTTGCGTTTTGACTTTACTCACTTTGAGCCTCTAACCCAGGAAGAAATTTTTGCCCTGGAAGATCTAATTAACGCCCGCGTAAGAGATAATTTGCCTGTAGAAGTCAAACTCATGAGCTATCAGGAGGCCGTAAAACAGGGAGCCATGGCTCTCTTTGGCGAAAAATATGAAGATAAGGTGCGGGTAATTCGCATAGGTTCTTTTTCCATGGAACTTTGCGGAGGCACCCATGTTCACCGCACCGGCGACCTTGGCTTTTTCAAAATCGTCTCTGAGAGTAGTGTTTCGGCAGGGGTAAGACGTATTGAAGCGGTAGTAGGAGAGCCAGCGGTAAACTTTGTCCATGACTTAGAGAAAGAAAAGGCAACTCTTGCGGCCAAACTAAAAGTCGCGCCAGCTGAACTCCACAAAAGGATTGATACCCTTCTAAAACAGCTAAAAGAAGCTCAGGAAGAAATAGAGTCTTTAAAACGACAGTTAGCTAGAGGAAGTCTGGAAGAGCTCCTCTCACAGGTAAAAGAAATAAACGGCGTGAAACTTTTAGCGGCCGAGGTAACGGCCAAGGACGCCAAGACCATGCGCGAGATGGGAGATTTCTTGCGTAACAAACTGGGTTCCGGAGTAATAGTGCTTGGAGCAGCGGCTAATGGCAAGGCTCAGCTTCTGGCCATGGTTACCAAAGACCTCAAAGATAAAGTACATGCCGGAAAAATTATTGCGGAACTGGCGCAAGTGGTAGGAGGCCGCGGCGGCGGCCGTCCTGACATGGCCCAAGGTGGTGGGCCCAAGGGAGAAGCTTTAAAAGAGGCCCTTATCAAGGCCGAAGAAGTTGTGGCTAAAATGCTAGGATAAGTAGGGGGCTTGTTTTAGCCCCCTACTTATTTAAAGAGCTGGTAAAACAACAGGTTTTATGACAAACATATTTTGAGGATCGTTGGGGTTTACTGTAATTTCTACCCAGCTTGTTTCTTTGCCACCAAAAGTTTCTACCCTTGAAAAATTGGGAACTATAGTCCAATTACTTTCAAAAAACATGGGCTTATCAAACTGAAAAAAGTGAGTATCACCGTGAACAAGCAAAACCTGCCCTGGAAAAGATATAGTTTCTTCTTTTAAAACATTGAAAAAGTCTGTAAAACCATTTTTTTCGTTTAAATTTTTTAGAAATTTTTTATATCCCTTAATCGTGGGTACATAAGGATAATAAATATCGGCTTGAATAGCCACTATGACAGCTTTTAGATTTTTTTTCTTAGCAATAGCAAAAGATTCTTTTAGCCATTTTATGTTAGCTTTGTTCCTTTCTCGATATTCATCAGTGGCTTTTTCACAATCTTTCCAAGTTCTTTTTGACTTTTTAAAACATAGTTTATCACTCGAAACTAAATTATTATTACTTCCTACAACATGTAAAGACACTAACATTACATTGTGATATATTAATCTAGAATTTTCACTGAATTTATCCCCTAACTTTCCTTGTCTATCTACTGGTAAATGATTTTTTCCTTGAGTATAAGGTTTGTTAAAAAAGATTCTTCTTATATAAGAAAGTCTTTCTAAAGGATCATAGCTTCCGTTACTTACACGGTGACAGTCTGTCCACTCATTATCACCGACAGAATAAATAACCGGAGCATTAATTTTGTTAAAATAATCAATGAGTTTTTTGCCTATCACTTCGTCAGAACAAACTGAGCTTCCATCTTTGGTATCTCCCGTAAAAATGACTAAATCAATATCAGATTGATTTATAGAATTTATGGTAATCGTTTTTATTTTACCTTTATCAATGATTTCATTAGGAAGAACAGCAATTTTAAAGGATTTATCAGACCATACGTAATCTTTAGCGGCAAATGAAATCTTAACCAAGTATAATAATAAAAAACAAATTAACAGAAAAATGAGATTCTTGACCCTCATATTAGCCTCCTTATATACTTTTGCCCCGAGTCAACTGACTCGGAGCTCTTTGCTTATTCTCCTAGATTGATTTGATAAATAGCTGTAGTACCGCTCTCTTCAAAAGAAACAATTAGAAGAGGCTTTCCGTTTGGAGATTCTTCGGCTGGTACAAAGGTGAGGCCTTCTGGGGCTACATTACCTTTATTAAACTCTGGAAGGTAATAAACAAACTGTGGGTTTTGTGGGTTGGTAATGTCGTAAACCATAATAGAACATTGCCTCTCAAGGCCGATAAAGGCGTAGAACTTGTCACCAATTTTACCCACCACCACGCCTTCTGGTTCCACTCCTTTGTTTCCACTGCGGCCGTCCATTTCTCCTTCATCGTGGTTGAAAAGTTCGGGCTCTTTTTGAGCTACAATTCTACTGAATTCATCGCCACTATCCCAAACCAAATCACCATTTGCATCCCAGATGCTAAAGCTTCTTCCTCCAAAAGCATAGAGTTCTTCATATTCACCATCATTGTCAAGATCACCTAGATCAGTCATTACTTTTAGGTCATTATCTTCTTCATAGCTTGAAGCAATGGAGGGATCGAGATTGAGTTTACTTATTTTCTTCTCATCAGAGTAGCCGTCGTAATCTCTTCCGTCTCCTTCGTTGGCAGTAATAAAAAATAATGTTCCATTTACTTCGTAAGTCGCGATTCCATCTGGCTGGTAAAGACCATATAAACCGGCAAAGTTTTTCATCTCGATCTTTCCATTTTCTTCAATATCAATAGTGTAATGGCCTGGGGTATAATCCTTACGTCCTAAAGATTTTACTAATGAGATAGAATTACTGTTTAGATCAATTTTAGCCACAGCGTTATTTTCCTGAAGGGTAACGAAGGCGTAGTCACCTGCTACGGCAATATATTCTGGTTCAAGGTCTTTAGCCTGGTCATTGGTTGGGGTGCCACCCAGGCGCACAGGGGTACCATCTTTAGCTGGCGTTAAAGTTATACCTCCGAAATCAAGCTCAGTATAAGCGTAATCATTTGTTAGGTTTATTATACCCACTGTACCTTCTGGATCGTAATTATAGGCATCGTTTGGTTCTCCTTCATTAGCCACTAGCACTTTGGTACCATCAGGTGTAAAGGTAATCATATCAGGAAGGTAACCCACGGTGACTTCGCGCTTAAAATTACCCTCGGTATCAAAAAAGATCACTTTACCCTTTAGTTGTTTAGAATCATCAGTGCTATCCACTACCTCCTCGGCTACGGCTACCAAGCCATTTTTAACTGCTACGGAATTTATGCCATCTCCATAGTTGGCTAAGTCTATGCTTTTTATAAGATTAGGGGCAGTTACATTCGAAAGATCATAAATATCAAGAGAATTTTCATCTCCATTAGTGATGAAAAGCCTTTTACTTTGGGGATCATAGACGTTTATTTCGCTGCTAGCTTTGCTTCCAGAGATGAGGCTTAGGAGCTTCATCGTGTTTGGAGTAAAACGCTGAACAGGCATTTCCTCGCGGGGAAGTTTTTCAAGCTTTTTTCCTTCACTGCTGAGCTTTTCTATCATTTCAATAAAAGTCTCAGCGTAACCGAAATAAGTATCTGTTCCGCCTCTTTCTTCAAGTACTTTGCCAAAGGTTAAATAACCGTCTTTTCCAGCAGCAATGTAGCTATTAGTTACAACTTTGTAGGTTTGGTCGGGATTTATAGGACTCCATTCATGGGTTTCACGGTTCATTATTTCAAGGTCATAAACACGCTGATTTTTGGGTTGGGACATGTCTATTTTGTATCTAATGCCGTAAGCGTAAGGGAAGGAGCCTGTTGAACCACCATTATCTTCAAAGTTGGCTAGCGCATCTTCAAGCACTTGTTTGATTTCGGCTCCGGTAAGCTCTAAAGTAAAAAGCGTATTGCTAAAGGGTAACAGGGTATAGACTTCGCCTATGGTTATGGGGCCTTGGTCTATATAAGTTCTTACGCCGCCTGCGTTCTGAATAGCGAGGTCTGCGTCTTTTACCTTTTCGTAAAAAGACTTGGCCACCAAAGGTGCTATTTCACTACCATGTTCTGGCAAGTAGCTAACTCCATCCCACTTGTCACCGGGAATACGGTTATGACCTAAAAACTCAGCGGCTTCTCCTATTTCTTTGTTTTTAAGTTCTTCTACTTGAGAAATGTATTCACTCAATGCTTCAAGAGCCGTTTCGTCAGGGGCCACTACTTCTAGTTTGCCACCACTTTGGGCTATAAGGTCGAGTATGTGGGCTCTAGTAGCTTCGTCCACTTCTACCTTCTTTCCTTCAGCGTCCTTTTGTTTAAAGATATCTCCTAACAAAATGGTGGTAACACCAGAACAATCCGTAACATGGCCGTTTTTGTCAAACTCAACGTGTAATTTTCCTACGGCGTAGGCGTATTGCCAGGCAGAAGCTACGCAAACTTTCGTTCCATCTGCTTTTTCTATAATTTGAGGATACTGATTATATTGAGAGGAAAGACCGTATTCACTATAATCCCCAAGAAGGGAATGAGAATCTCCATCGATGACTACATCAACTCCATCTACTTCTTGAGCCAGGAGCAAGTCGTTTTCCATGCCAAAGTGACTTAAAATGATAATTTTATTCACACCTTGGTTTTCTAATTCCTGGACATACTGCCTGGCCGTTTCAATTTCTTCAAGAAAATCGATGTCTTCTCCAGGATTTGAAGAATCTTTAGTTTTTTGACTATAGCCGATGCCTATTATGCCTATTTTTTCACCCTGACGTTCAATTATGCGGTAAGGCTCCCAGTAGCCTTTGAGAATACTACCTTCTTGAGGAATAATATTGGCGCTGACTACTGGAGCGTTAAGTTTATCAAGGAAAGACTTAAGACCCTCGTTTCCGTTGTCAAATTCATGATTACCAAGTATCACGGCATCCCAATTAATGAAGTTTAGTAGTTTGGCAGTGGCTTCTCCTTTAAAAAGTACATAATAGAGTGTACCAACAATCATATCACCAGCATTAAGCACTATGGGATTAGGCTCGGTTTCGGTAAGAGACTTAATTTTGCTTATTACTCTAGGCATCCCTCCCATCTGCACATAAGTTTTTGTCCCATCGAAATAAAGACTTTTTTCCTCTTCGGGAAGATGAGAGTGAATGTCGTTAAGATGAATGACTGTTAGTTCAAAATTTTCGTTTTCAGCAGTGTTGTTGTCAGAACCAGAGTCGCTAATGCTCAAAAAATCGTTTAGGTTACAACCACCTAACACAAAAAGATTAAGAACCAATAGATAAAGAAATAAAGGTCTAACCAATCTTTTAATTTTGACTGACATTTAGTCCCCCCTCCTACATATTTTTTTGAGCTAGTTTAATGAAAGCGGGCCAAATAGTTGTTAAAGATTTTTTACGAATAGATGACAAAATTTACAGGCTAATAATTTTTTGCTTTTTAAAGTGACTTAAGTAACAATACTTTTGATGGAAGTATCAGATAAAAATAGGCTAAAAAAAGCCGTCCTTCTATGGAACCCTTCGGCGGGGAAAAACTTAAAAGAAGGGTTACTCCTATATGCCCTGGCCAAACAGGCTGGGCTTGCCCAGGCACCAGTTAAAAATTATCAGGAAATAGAAGAAGCTCTCCTAAACTATAGCCGTGAAGGCAAAAGGCATTTCATAGTTAGTGGGGGAGACGGCACTATTTCGGCTTTTATAACTGCTTATCTTAGACATTTGCCCGATCAAGAGATTGCCTTAACGGTGCTTCCGGGTGGCACCAACAATCTTATTGCCTGGGACGTAAGCCGTCCCTTTAGGCAAGTAAAAATTTTTATGAATTTTTTGAAAGCTAAGAAACCTCTCATTTTAAAGCGCCGGGCCTTAAAAGTTATTCCAGGCAATTACTATGGTCTCTTTTGCGCGGCGGGACTCCTGGCGGAAGGGACTTTTTTTTATAATGTCTTGCGAAAAAAAGAAGGGATTAGAGGGCTTAAAAACATTTTTAAGGTCGTTAGAAAGACTTTTAAAAAAGGCCTCAAACGTGAGATTCCCTTGATTGTAGAGACAAACAGCCTGGTCTATTTTCCCGAAACCGCCATGCTTACCACTCTCAATAAACTTTTCATACCTCTTAAGCCTTTTAAAAAAGTAAGTAATTGCCCTAAAATTAAAATAGGCCTATTTCCGCGGAAAATTGTTCCCTTTAAAACCCTTTGTGAAGAGGAAGTGCGCCTTCACACGCCAGGCATCGCCCT from Thermodesulfatator indicus DSM 15286 harbors:
- a CDS encoding diacylglycerol kinase family protein, with amino-acid sequence MEVSDKNRLKKAVLLWNPSAGKNLKEGLLLYALAKQAGLAQAPVKNYQEIEEALLNYSREGKRHFIVSGGDGTISAFITAYLRHLPDQEIALTVLPGGTNNLIAWDVSRPFRQVKIFMNFLKAKKPLILKRRALKVIPGNYYGLFCAAGLLAEGTFFYNVLRKKEGIRGLKNIFKVVRKTFKKGLKREIPLIVETNSLVYFPETAMLTTLNKLFIPLKPFKKVSNCPKIKIGLFPRKIVPFKTLCEEEVRLHTPGIALDGEEIESPANLFKINVTKEITFLKW